gagtcctgcatagtgcagggggttggattagatgacccatgaggtcccttccaactctattattctatgattctaagacataaACTATCACCAGAAGAACTGTAATATCGATCTAGCTACTTTAAGAATCCATCATCCATAGGTAGAAATGTGAGTCTGTATTTTTATGGATGCCAATGTATTTCAAATGAATAGTTATTAAACAGGGACACCTTGTGCCTACTTCCTGGGACATTAACTATAAAATAATGCTTTATGGTTGTTTGGCAGACCAAAGAGCAGGATCAAGCTGCCTCTGTTCACAGCCCAGGGAAAAGCATATGTATAATATTCCAAACTACATTgaattatactagtcatagttacatacaatctacttgttcaaatcaattatcaattattccaaataagagataaacTAAAATACAAAGGACATTAGGCCTCAAggcttgttaagaatgcaggttagcatatattgtgaagttaagaaaccaatgtccctgttgagtcctgctttgtggcagctgcactggcttcctgtAGAAATCAGGATCTACTTCGAGGTTCTGGTACTGGCCTATAAGGCcttgtctgggccctgtgtatctgagggatcacctttTTGAATACTTTCCCCAGAGAACACTTTGATCAAGTAACACCAATGAATTAAGGATCCCTGGCCATAAAGAAATTTGCTTTGcctgagccagggctttctcagccctatctcctgcctggtggaatgagttcctcaAAGacaccagggccctgatggaacttcctaagttctgcagggtctgcaagatggagctcttggttgaggccagccaggaaaGAGACTACTCTGCACATAAagtgggcctccctcccctcatcccCCTCCCTCTGACTCCTCTCAATCTAGCTGATTTGCTTTATAACACATGGTCTGAGGTCTGATGCAGGCAGCAAttcattttaactttttaattgttgttttatgaaATTACGCTTATTTTACTATTAATTGTTATTCTTTATTGTACACTGCTCCAAGACGGCTAGACCAAAAGGGGCGGTCTATAGATCAAATTATTATAAATCAATATATATTAACCCAAAGCTAAAATAAGTATGGTCACTCTAAATCCCTGTTGATGCTCCTGGACCTCTTCTACTGCATACTGAACGTGGCAACTTTCTAGctgccagttaagatctgccACCCAGGCCCTGATAGGTGAGATGGGTGGTGACCAGAGAGGTTTCTTTCAGGAATAGCACCTCACTTATGGAATGCCTTTTCCCTTGAGGTTTTACTTGATGCCTAAGTTGATTCCCTTTACAAGTCAGTTCCATTCATTTCTGTTCATTCAGGTTTTAATTAACTGATAGATCCTTTAACACCATGTTATAGTCATCTTTTAGTTTGCAAACTGTTATTTCTATGTTTTCTGCATTTATGTTCTAGCTGGGTTTtttaattatggattttaatTAGTAACttgtaatgttttattttttattatgttttactttGTAAGATGCCTCAAGTAGGTTTCTTGGAGAGGcagtataattttttttctaaataaatcaatAGTATTTTATTTGACTTTTGAGGCTAAAGCATTTGTTCCCTCTTCACGATCTTTAGTGTGTCTGCTTGAGCCTCAAGATGTTTTCTCCATTTTACTTGTTTTCTTCTAAAACCTCAGTGAATTGTTACCCAATCAGCTAGCAGGACAATGTGCAATCTTCCCCTATGCCAAACGAGCATCTTTTCTTGGAAAGATGTGAATGTTATAATAAAACTAGAGCTATACAATATCCCATGATATATCAATACTTGCAAATCTGACAGCTGTGTGCTTTATCTTCACAAAGTCAGATCTTATAGCCCAACAGGATAATTTTTCCAGAGCAGGATATAATAACGTATGCAATAGATATCCCTATCTAGACCATATTTAAGAAGCTTTGCTTTCATTAGAAACCAATGTTTAAATCTTAGTTGGAAAACGTGCAGAAAGTCACAAATTAACGTTGGGAGAAGCAGGCTCCTATTATAGACATTCAGATGAGGGAGGTTTTCATTTCTCCCCCAACAGATAAATACTCTGGGAAACGTGAACAAATTTGTGTCTCGGAAAAGTGCCAGTCTGGAAGCCGTCCCCTCACCTCTAGCATGCGGCAGTTTTTACAGTGCGGGGAGACCCTTCTGTAGCTCCTCCTCAGTCAGGATCACTTTTTGCCTTCCGCCAGGATGAGCGAGCCAGGCAAGCGCTGTGGGATCCGCAACAGGCGAGGCCAAATTGCCCCCGCGGTCCAAAGGCACAACCGTCTGGAGACGCCTTCATGCAGCGCTTCCTAAGCCGGCCCAGATAGAAGGGGTGGAGCCCGTCCCGGCTTTGGGCAGGCCAGGTTAGGGCTGGCAGCGCGCTGGCTGGTCGCCGTGTCGTCGGAAAGGCATCGCTCTGCTCGACTGGCAGCCCCTGCGGTTGCTCATGGCAACCGCATCGGTGGGGCGCAGCTGCTGCAGGGGGGGCCCGGTGGTCTGGGTTCGCGCCGGCGAAGCCCAGCACGTGGCCAGGCCTCTGAGCGCCTCCAAAAGAGGAGGGCAGGCTCCACTTCGGAGCACGTGCGCGGGCACTGAAGGGTTAACCGCGGCAGAGCAGAAGATCGTGCAGCTCCACGCGGAGGCATGCGCAGTGAGTGGGGTGGTTACTTTCTCTCGACCCGGGACGCCGGGTTGTGCAACAGGCTTTCGACTCCGGCCTGTTGCAAGCAGTCGGTTGGCCAAGCTTGGGAGTTCCTTGCTTGCGAACTTTGGCAAGAGTTGAGCTCTTAACCCCTCGCTGTCTGACGGCCTCAGCAGGCAGGGAGCGATACGAAGAGCAGCTGCCGCTGGATTTCTGGTTGCCAGGGAGCTTCGGGAGCAGAACTTTTTGAGTGGCATCCGCTTGATAAAGGAGACAACCGGACCACTGGGTGTTTGGCTGGGGAAATTCGTGGAGGTTTggggaatatgtttgggaagggCGGACGGACCTTAAAAGGGATTGGAATACAACAGAGGCCCCACTCTGAGGCTGTTATGTCCTCCATGGGAACGGATTGCTGAAGTGTGGGCATCAATTCAatactccaggccccacctggagattgacagcCATGGGTAGTTCATGCAGGTCTctgaataaattttattttaaaccaaCAGTAGAACTGAGATTTTCAGTATGGGGTCACAACTCAGGATGAAACCAAATTACTCTATTGTATATACTTGTAAAATGTTACCAACCTCAAAGTGGGACCTTGAGTTTTGAAATCACTACTGATTGCCAGCCATCAGCGATTGTTTCCTGTGGAAGAAGTGGCAGCTTCAACCGTTATGGCACATAACATCCCCCCCTGAACACCCTCATCCCCAGACCTTGCCTGTCCCGGCCTTCAGTTTCAAAAATCTGCTTAACCGGAGTTCACAACCCATAATCTGGCcccattatttttataatctgtcTTGCATTGGGACCCTTTGGGG
The nucleotide sequence above comes from Paroedura picta isolate Pp20150507F chromosome 4, Ppicta_v3.0, whole genome shotgun sequence. Encoded proteins:
- the C4H1orf53 gene encoding uncharacterized protein C1orf53 homolog; the protein is MATASVGRSCCRGGPVVWVRAGEAQHVARPLSASKRGGQAPLRSTCAGTEGLTAAEQKIVQLHAEACAAGHKNYMDPVTGYLVLTKVAHLERGNCCGSSCRHCPYGQTNVKDPSKKKRFNSFFYA